From a region of the Mercurialis annua linkage group LG1-X, ddMerAnnu1.2, whole genome shotgun sequence genome:
- the LOC126664585 gene encoding protein NRT1/ PTR FAMILY 5.7-like: MREQKRAKTREGDEETWVFDSSLDHKGRLPLRSRTGVWKASLFIIAIEFSERLSYFGIATSLIIYLTKVIHQDVKTAAKNVNYWSGVTASMPLLGGFLADAYLGRFTTVLLSSIIYLLGLILLTMSQFVPTLKACNETECDKASKIHEVVFFLAMYLISAGTGGHKPSLESFGADQFDDNHIEERKKKMSFFNWWNLGLCCGLLLGVTVIVYIQDHVNWGVAHSILTLVMAISFAIFLIGRPFYRYRATSGSPFTPMLQVLIAAIRKRNLHCPSNSDQLHELENSSMQGGRFLYHTKKLMFLDKAAIIEDTENSSEKTTPWRLATVTQVEELKLLLNMIPIWLSTLSFGISIAQTSTFFIKQATMLNRNIGNDFLIPSASVNALGAIGTMISVATYEKLLVPMLRKARGNERGITILQRIGIGIGFCILSMITAALVENKRLNSVNNEPVNGSFSMSVFWLAPQFLIVGIGDGFALVGLQEFFYDQVPDSMRSLGIAFYLSVIGAGNFLSSILITVVDGVSEKYGTSWFGKDLNSSRLDLFYGLLAVMTGVSLIVYVFFARRYPCKNMQGRGVVDCSEENAGGNLVA; encoded by the exons ATGAGAGAGCAAAAAAGAGCAAAAACAAGAGAAGGTGATGAAGAAACATGGGTTTTTGATTCTTCTTTAGATCATAAAGGACGACTTCCTCTCCGGTCTCGCACCGGCGTTTGGAAAGCATCTTTGTTTATCATCG CGATTGAGTTCAGTGAGAGGTTGAGTTACTTTGGAATAGCAACAAGTTTAATAATTTACTTGACAAAAGTGATTCATCAAGATGTTAAGACTGCTGCAAAAAATGTCAACTATTGGAGTGGTGTCACTGCCTCTATGCCTCTTCTTGGAGGCTTTCTTGCCGATGCTTACTTGGGTCGATTCACTACTGTTCTACTTTCCTCTATTATCTATCTTCTG GGTTTGATTCTCTTAACAATGTCCCAATTTGTTCCAACTCTAAAGGCTTGTAATGAAACTGAGTGTGACAAAGCCAGCAAGATTCATGAAGTGGTCTTCTTCCTTGCCATGTATTTAATCTCCGCCGGAACCGGAGGACATAAACCGTCCCTTGAGAGTTTCGGAGCCGATCAATTTGACGATAATCACATCGAAGAACGAAAGAAAAAGATGTCATTTTTTAACTGGTGGAATCTTGGACTTTGCTGTGGACTTCTCCTTGGTGTGACAGTTATTGTTTACATTCAAGATCATGTCAATTGGGGAGTTGCACATTCTATTCTTACACTTGTAATGGCCATTTCATTTGCTATCTTCCTTATCGGACGACCATTTTATCGATATCGAGCTACGTCGGGAAGCCCCTTTACGCCAATGTTGCAGGTTCTTATTGCTGCTATAAGAAAACGGAATCTGCATTGTCCTTCCAATTCTGATCAATTACATGAACTAGAAAATTCTTCTATGCAAGGAGGGCGGTTTCTATACCATACCAAGAAGCTTAT GTTTCTAGACAAAGCGGCTATTATTGAAGATACAGAGAATTCTTCTGAGAAGACAACCCCATGGAGACTTGCAACAGTGACTCAGGTTGAAGAACTAAAGCTTCTTCTTAATATGATTCCAATATGGCTATCAACTCTATCATTCGGAATTAGTATCGCACAAACATCAACATTCTTCATCAAGCAAGCCACGATGTTAAACCGGAATATTGGTAACGATTTTCTGATTCCTTCTGCCTCCGTAAACGCACTAGGCGCCATCGGAACGATGATCTCCGTAGCCACGTACGAGAAGCTCCTAGTACCGATGTTAAGAAAGGCGAGAGGAAACGAACGAGGCATTACGATACTTCAAAGAATCGGCATTGGCATAGGCTTTTGCATTCTTTCGATGATCACTGCAGCTTTAGTCGAGAACAAGAGACTAAACTCCGTTAATAATGAACCGGTAAATGGCTCGTTTTCGATGAGCGTGTTCTGGTTAGCTCCACAGTTTCTAATAGTTGGTATCGGAGACGGGTTCGCGTTGGTGGGATTACAAGAGTTCTTTTATGATCAAGTTCCTGATTCAATGAGGAGTTTAGGTATTGCATTTTACCTTAGTGTGATCGGAGCAGGAAATTTCCTTAGTAGCATTCTGATAACGGTTGTTGACGGTGTTAGTGAGAAATACGGGACGAGTTGGTTCGGTAAGGATTTAAATAGTAGTCGTTTAGACTTATTTTACGGGCTTTTGGCGGTTATGACCGGTGTGAGTTTGATTGTGTATGTGTTCTTTGCTCGGCGATATCCGTGTAAAAATATGCAGGGAAGGGGAGTTGTTGATTGCTCTGAAGAAAATGCTGGAGGTAATTTAGTTGcttga
- the LOC126664586 gene encoding protein NRT1/ PTR FAMILY 5.7-like translates to MEVEKRAKTREDDEEIWVFDSSLDHKGRVPLRDRTGAWKASLFIIAIEFSERLSYFGIATSLIIYLTKVIHQDVKTAAKNVNYWSGLTTSMPLLGGFLADAYLGRFITVLLSSIIYLLALILLTMSQFVPTLKACNETQCDKASKIHEVVFFLAIYLISAGTGGHKPSLESFGADQFDDNHCEERKKKMTFFNWWNLGLCCGLLLGVTVIVYIQDHVNWGVADSVLTLVMAISLAIFLIGRPFYRYRATSGSPFTPMLQVLVAAIRKRNLHCPLNSDQLHELPNSSMVGGRLLCHTKKLMFLDKAAIIENTENSSGKTTPWRLATVTQVEELKLLLNMIPIWLSTLPFGICVAQTSTFFIKQATMLNRNIGNNFMIPSASVYALSAIGTIISVATYEKLLIPMLRKARGNERGITILQRIGIGIGFCIISMIIATLVENKRLNFVNNKPLNGSFSMSVFWLAPQYLIVGIGDGFALVGLQEFFYGQVPDSMRSLGIAFYLSVIGAGNFLSSILITVVDGVSEKYGKSWFGKDLNSSRLDLFYGLLAVMTGASLIVYVFLARRYPYKNVQGNESVA, encoded by the exons ATGGAAGTGGAAAAGAGAGCTAAAACAAgagaagatgatgaagaaatATGGGTTTTTGATTCTTCTTTAGATCATAAAGGACGAGTTCCTCTCCGGGATCGCACCGGTGCTTGGAAAGCATCCTTATTTATCATCG CGATCGAGTTCAGTGAGAGGTTAAGTTACTTCGGAATTGCAACAAGCTTAATCATTTACCTCACAAAAGTGATTCATCAAGATGTTAAAACCGCTGCAAAAAATGTCAACTATTGGAGTGGTCTCACCACTTCTATGCCTCTTCTTGGAGGCTTTCTTGCCGATGCTTACTTGGGCCGATTCATCACTGTTCTACTTTCCTCTATTATCTATCTTCTG GCTTTGATTCTCTTAACAATGTCCCAATTCGTTCCAACTCTAAAGGCTTGTAATGAAACTCAATGTGACAAAGCCAGCAAGATACATGAAGTGGTCTTCTTCCTTGCAATTTATTTGATCTCCGCCGGAACCGGAGGGCATAAACCTTCTCTCGAGAGTTTCGGAGCCGATCAATTCGATGATAATCACTGCGAAGAACGAAAGAAAAAGATGACATTCTTTAACTGGTGGAATCTTGGACTTTGCTGTGGACTTCTCCTTGGTGTGACAGTTATTGTTTACATTCAAGATCATGTCAATTGGGGAGTTGCGGATTCTGTTCTTACACTTGTTATGGCCATTTCGCTTGCTATCTTCCTTATCGGACGACCATTTTATCGATATCGAGCAACTTCAGGAAGCCCCTTCACCCCGATGTTGCAGGTTCTTGTAGCTGCCATAAGAAAACGGAATCTGCATTGTCCTTTGAATTCAGATCAATTACATGAACTGCCAAATTCTTCTATGGTAGGAGGGAGGCTTCTTTGCCACACCAAGAAGCTTAT GTTTCTTGACAAAGCGGCTATTATTGAAAATACAGAAAATTCTTCTGGGAAGACAACTCCATGGAGACTTGCAACTGTAACTCAGGTTGAAGAATTAAAGCTTCTTCTTAATATGATCCCTATATGGCTATCAACTCTACCATTCGGGATTTGCGTTGCGCAAACATCAACATT cTTCATCAAACAAGCCACAATGTTGAACAGAAATATCGGGAACAATTTTATGATTCCTTCAGCTTCGGTATATGCGCTCAGTGCCATCGGAACGATAATCTCCGTAGCCACGTACGAGAAACTCCTAATACCGATGTTAAGAAAGGCGAGAGGAAACGAACGAGGCATAACAATACTTCAAAGAATCGGCATTGGCATAGGCTTTTGCATTATTTCTATGATCATCGCAACTTTGGTCGAGAACAAGCGACTGAATTTTGTCAATAACAAACCCTTAAATGGCTCGTTTTCGATGAGCGTGTTTTGGTTAGCTCCACAGTATCTGATAGTTGGTATAGGAGACGGGTTCGCGTTGGTGGGATTGCAGGAATTTTTTTATGGTCAAGTTCCTGATTCAATGAGGAGTTTAGGTATTGCATTTTACCTTAGTGTGATTGGAGCTGGAAACTTCCTTAGTAGTATTCTGATAACGGTTGTTGACGGCGTTAGTGAAAAATATGGGAAGAGTTGGTTTGGTAAGGATTTAAATAGTAGTCGTTTAGACTTATTTTACGGGCTTTTGGCGGTTATGACTGGCGCGAGTTTGATTGTGTATGTGTTCTTGGCTCGGCGATATCCGTATAAAAATGTGCAGGGCAATGAATCAGTTGCTTGA